The Clostridium botulinum BKT015925 genome includes the window GGATTAAGTTGCTTTTAGTTTTAAGTAGTTATGGCTTTAAAGTATTTTGTTTACTGAAAAAAGCATTTTTACATAGATTATATATACTAAATCTAAAAGGTATATTTTTAGTACTTATGTAATCCATAGGAAAGTCTCCATCCCAAGGTTGAACAGATAAGTATTCAGAATTATATACATTAATTACATACTTTTCTTTACTTTGGGGAAAAGAAAAAAATATTTTATATTTAGGTTTTTCATTAAAAGAAGACGAAGGGGTTATAAAGTTAGGTTTTTTAAGTTCCTTAAAAAAACTACATATTATTTTTATATCTTCATTAGAAATATCTTGGCGTTTATAAAAATTTGTGTCTAATATTTTTACTTCGTATTTATCATATAAGCTTAAATTTTTTACTAGTAAATTGGTATAATAAAAATTGGCAGGTTTCTTTCTGTTAAGATACATTTTGCTACTTATTAAAATAGAACCTATTAATGCTAATACAATAAATATAAAACTTCCTTTTTTCAAAACCTATTCACCTCGTTTTTATTTATATAAATAAAAGTATGATTACTAAGTATATATTATTACAAATAAAAGAAGACTAAATCTTAATTTCAAAGATTTAGTCTTCTTTTTAGGTACTAATCATTTAATATATTATTATCTATTAATTCTTCACAAAAATTATTATCTAAAGAAGTTTGCTTATTAAAAATAAGGTATGTAACTACAAATGTCACGAAACAAGGAAGTACCCATATAAACCCTAAATTAGATAAAGGAATTTTATGCACAATATCTTTAACTAAATAAATATTAGGATTTATAGAATTCATAGTACTTAAAACCGAAAATAAAAGAGTTACATAAACAGTTATAGATATAACTTTAGTATTTTTAATTGTATTTCCTAAAAGATTTAATAAGATTATCACTATTACTACTGGATATAATATATCTAAAATAGGTGATGCTAAAGATACAATTATATCAACACCATTTAAAGCAATTATCATACTTATTATACATATAGTTATAGCATTAAATTTATAAGATAATTTGCCTTTAGATAGTTTAGCAAAAAATTCAGATGCTGTAGCAGTAAGACCAATAGAGGTTGTTAAACAAGCAAGTCCTACAGAAATACTAAGAGCAATTGTTCCAAAAGATCCAAGTATATTTTTAGATATTTCAGTTATTAATCCGGTTCTAGTTATATTAGAATTGAATAAAGTAGTAGTTTGCGAACCTAGATATAAAAGTCCACCATATATAAAACTAAGTCCTACAACAGCAACTATACTAGCGGTAATAGTTGTTTTTATTATATCATTAGATGTTTTATATCCTTTTCTTTTTACAGAAGTAATAATAATTGATGCAAATATTACTGATGCCATAGCATCCATTGTTTGATATCCTTGCAACAACGAATTTGAAAAAAGATTATTAAAATTAGTATTGGTAATTGGTCCTATAGGAAAAATCATTCCTTTTATAATTATTAAAGAAAGCATAAGTATTAAAATAGGCGTTAAGAATTTACCTATATTATCTACTATAGAGCTTGGCTTTAAAACGAAAGCAAGTACAACGATGAAATATATTAAAATTATAATAAATGGCTTTATAGATGGAAATAATGGGTGTATGCTTAATTCAAAGGTCGTAGCAGCAGTTCTAGGAATTGCCACCATAGGGCCTATAGCAAGTATTAATGCAGTAGTAGTTATTAAGGAAAATTTCTTTCCAACTTTACTTGCCATTACTTCGAAATTGCCTCCACTTTTTACACAAGATAAGATACCTAG containing:
- a CDS encoding DUF4883 family protein; translated protein: MKKGSFIFIVLALIGSILISSKMYLNRKKPANFYYTNLLVKNLSLYDKYEVKILDTNFYKRQDISNEDIKIICSFFKELKKPNFITPSSSFNEKPKYKIFFSFPQSKEKYVINVYNSEYLSVQPWDGDFPMDYISTKNIPFRFSIYNLCKNAFFSKQNTLKP
- the brnQ gene encoding branched-chain amino acid transport system II carrier protein translates to MNKRVKDYLVIGFALFAMFFGAGNLIFPPALGRQTGDGYLLSILGFLITGVGLPLLGILSCVKSGGNFEVMASKVGKKFSLITTTALILAIGPMVAIPRTAATTFELSIHPLFPSIKPFIIILIYFIVVLAFVLKPSSIVDNIGKFLTPILILMLSLIIIKGMIFPIGPITNTNFNNLFSNSLLQGYQTMDAMASVIFASIIITSVKRKGYKTSNDIIKTTITASIVAVVGLSFIYGGLLYLGSQTTTLFNSNITRTGLITEISKNILGSFGTIALSISVGLACLTTSIGLTATASEFFAKLSKGKLSYKFNAITICIISMIIALNGVDIIVSLASPILDILYPVVIVIILLNLLGNTIKNTKVISITVYVTLLFSVLSTMNSINPNIYLVKDIVHKIPLSNLGFIWVLPCFVTFVVTYLIFNKQTSLDNNFCEELIDNNILND